The following proteins are encoded in a genomic region of Thermodesulfobacteriota bacterium:
- a CDS encoding alpha/beta fold hydrolase, with product MPNPRLAGVEREDAWIPAPDGVLLHGWVLRPAAPPRGTCVFFHGNAENVSTHVNAILWLVEAGYQVVAVDYRGFGRSGGEADLAGTHADALATLAWVFQRADVDPDRVFVLGQSLGGAVAVYAVARSPHRKRVRLLIVDSAPAGYRRIAREKIARLILTWPFQHLLALGFDDRHSAERWIGKVSPVPVLLLHGGRDRIVPVRHARLLHELAPDPKGLWIVQDAGHIQALAHPPLREHLLEVLPDLLRGVVPPEAGERPSKRGAESP from the coding sequence GTGCCGAATCCGCGGCTCGCGGGAGTCGAGCGGGAGGACGCGTGGATTCCCGCCCCGGACGGGGTGCTGCTGCACGGGTGGGTGCTCCGGCCTGCGGCGCCCCCGCGCGGCACCTGCGTCTTCTTCCACGGCAACGCCGAGAACGTGAGCACCCACGTCAACGCGATCCTGTGGCTCGTGGAAGCAGGCTACCAGGTGGTGGCCGTGGACTACCGGGGCTTCGGCCGGTCCGGGGGTGAGGCGGACCTGGCGGGCACCCACGCCGACGCGCTCGCCACCCTGGCATGGGTCTTCCAGCGGGCAGACGTGGACCCCGACAGGGTCTTCGTGCTCGGCCAATCCCTCGGAGGAGCCGTGGCGGTATACGCGGTGGCGCGCTCGCCCCACCGGAAGCGGGTCCGCCTCCTCATCGTTGACAGTGCCCCGGCAGGATACCGCCGCATCGCCCGGGAGAAGATCGCCCGCCTCATCCTCACCTGGCCCTTCCAGCACCTTCTCGCCCTCGGCTTCGACGACCGCCACAGCGCGGAGCGCTGGATCGGAAAGGTATCTCCCGTGCCGGTGCTCCTCCTCCACGGGGGTCGGGACCGGATCGTCCCGGTGCGCCACGCACGCCTCCTCCACGAGCTCGCGCCCGACCCCAAGGGCCTCTGGATCGTCCAGGACGCCGGCCACATCCAGGCCCTGGCCCACCCCCCCCTGCGGGAACACCTGCTGGAAGTCCTTCCGGATCTGCTGCGGGGGGTCGTGCCGCCCGAGGCGGGCGAACGCCCGTCG